ATGGATCGCCGTTGAATTCCACCAACATCATCTCATCGGTCGGACGGAGAACATTACCAACGCCATTCATGCGAGAGACCGCCTCCACCACGCTTCCGCTCACCGGTTCCAAGGTAAAGATTTGGATCCGCCTGGTCTGTGTCATGTTGGTAAGGTCTTCCACCGATCCGTGGGCGAGCATCTTTCCGTGGTCGATCAAGGCCACGTAATCGCAGATCTCCTGGACTTCGTTCAGCAGGTGGGACGACATGAAGATGGTGTAGTCGCCCTTCTTCAGCTCCTTCAGGATGTCCCTGACCTCTACCATTCCCCGGGGATCAAGGCCGCTGGTAGGCTCATCGAGGATCAGAACGCTGGGCTCGTGAAGCAGTGCCTGTGCGATGGCCAACCGCTGCTTCATTCCTTTCGAGAACTCCCCGATACGCTTGTCGACGACCTCTGATAGCTTCACTGTTTCCAGGAGCTCGTACGATTTAGACTTGATCGCTTCTTTTGTCATGCCCCTCAGGCTTCCCAGGAACTCCAAGGTCTCCCTGGGGGTCAGGTATGGATAGAACTCCGGTGTCTCAACAACAGCTCCCACGCATGAGAGCGCCTCTTTGGGCGACTTGACCACATCTGTACCGTTGAGGAAGGCTTGACCGTTTGTAGCCTTCAGGAGATTCGTAAGGATCTTGATGGTGGTGGTCTTCCCCGCTCCGTTGGGACCGAGAAAACCGAGGAAACTGTTCCTTTGCACCTTAAGATCGAGGGAGTCCACTGCTCTGAAACCGTTGAAATCCTTTACCAATCCCTCGATCACTATGGGATCTTGCATTTCCCGTCCTCCTTCATTAATATCGGACTTCATGAGTGAGTGCCCCTTATAATATTTGTGAACAATATGTGGAACGCAACCCAATGACCTGCGTAAAGTGGGCGCTCAATGGAGGAGTCAGATGTCAAGTAAACAACTGATACCGGTCCGCGTACTGCCTTTCGAGCTGGTCGAAAGGACTGTGGTGAACATTCTAAGAATGGCCGTGACCTCTCTCCCAAGAGATGTGATGGAGGCTTTGGAGGAATCTTTGGAGAGTGAAACATCTTCAGTGGCTAGGGCCCAGTTGGAGGCCATTCTTGAGAACATCCGGCTAGCAGAGGATAGCGGGACCCCCATGTGCCAGGACACCGGAATCCCGCTTTTCTTCCTCAGAGGGCACTATGAGGATGGCATTGAGGAGGCGATCAGGAACGGTGTGGAGATGGCCACCAAGGAGATTCCACTCAGACCGAATGCCGTGCACCCGATCACCAGGGAGAACTCGGGCACGAACATTGGGAAGGAGATACCTCACGTGGTCTGGAGCCCTTCTATGGAGGAAATGATCGAGATCACGGTCATGCCCAAAGGTGCCGGATCGGAGAACATGAGCCGGTTGGCAATGCTCAGACCCTCTGATGGAATATCGGGTATCAAGAAGTTCGTCCTCGACTCTGTGGTGGAAGCAGGTGGAAAGCCCTGTCCACCCACCATCGTTGGCGTGGGTATAGGAGGTTCCTCGGACATCGCACCCCAGCTGGCCAAGAGGGCTCTGATGCGTCCGCTTGATGTTGAGCATCCAGACCCAATGCTGGCCGAGCTGGAGCACGAACTCAAGGAAGCCCTCAACGCCACCGGCATTGGTCCCATGGGTCTTGGAGGCAGGACAACGGTCCTTGGCGTGAGGATCGAATCAGCTCACTGTCACACCGCCAGTCTTCCTGTGGCTGTATGTTTGCAATGCTGGGCTGGCCGCAGGGCATGTGCCAGGATATACCCGGATGGAATGGTCAGTTACTCGAGGGAGGGGTTCGATTGAATCTTGACCTTCCATCGAGCACCGAGGTCGTCAGGTCCCTTCGCTGCGGTGACCTCATCACCCTTTCTGGCGTAATACACACGGGCAGGGATGAGATGCATATTAGGGCATTGGAGTATCTGGATGATGGGAAGCCGCTGCCGGTTGATCTTCAGGGTGGTGCGGTGTTCCACTGCGGACCGATAATGGTCAAGGACCAGGATGAATGGAAGCTCGTAGCGGCGGGACCGACAACAAGTGCCAGGATGAATTCCCTCGAGCCCAGATTCATCGAGGCATTCAAGCCCGCCATCATAATAGGAAAGGGGGGAATGTCCCTTCCTACTGTCAAGGCCATGAACGAGAACGGCTGCGTCTATCTCGCGCTCACCGGAGGGGCGGCCGTGCTTGCCGCAAGAGGTATCAAGAATGTCATTGGAGTCGAGTGGTTGGACCTAGGCATGCCAGAGGCCCTGTGGATACTGGAAGCGGATCATTTCGGTCCCCTCACGGTTGCGATAGACGCCCATGGCAACTCTATTTACGAGGACGTGAGATCGAGCGTCAAGAATAATCTTCCGGGCATCGTGAAATCCCTGCGTATCGAATGATCTACTCCCTCTCCTCCTCTTCGATTTCCTCTCTCTCAAGAAGATCGGGCCTCTTCTCGACCTTCAACCTTATGAAGAGGGCGAATACCAGTGTGATGAGCGCCAGCATGAGGCCCACCACCATCAGTGAGTGAGGCAGGTCGAACCCGGGTATGAATCCCCCGCTGGTGCCGGCCTCCTTTTCCAGGCTGACATCCAGGTTCGTGGGGACCGTTGCGCCAAGGGTAACCTGGAATTCCTGACTTATGAAATCCTCTTTGGAGAAGATCACTGTGTAGGCTCCCACAGGAATATCTGTGATGGTGTAATTGCCAACGGAATCGGTGACTGCCGTGATGGAGAAGTCATTGGACACCACCTGGACCTGGACACCGGAGAGTCCCCTGGTACCGAACATTACCTTCCCGTAGATGGTGGCCGGTTCCGCGGTGAGATTGAAGTCAACCTCTGTTGTCTGACCCCTGACCACCACTATAGGTATGTCGGAGTAATTGGTCAAGTAACCCTCCTTCTCTGCCCTTGCCACGTACGAACCCGGTTGGATATCGATGATCTCGTATTGGCCCAAAGGTATGGTCGTATTTGCGGAGTAGTTGTACTCGGCGTTGACCAAGTACACCGTGGCATCCGCTATGGGCACCGTACCATTGGTAACAAACCCAGTGACTGTGCCGAGGAGCTCGCTAAGTGTGAAATCAAGACCCGTGAGATTCTCGCTAACGTTCAGCATCTGGTAAGTGGTGTTAGCCGAATAGTTAGTCCTGACCGCTGAAATGTTATATGAACCGACCGGCAGGGAGATGTTGTACGTCCCGTTCGACTCGGTCGTTGCATAGTACCGCAAGCCCGTGGTGGTGTTCTCCGCGGTGATGTTGACACCGGCGAATGGTTCCCCATTATCATCGACAACGGTGCCAGATACCCACATGTCATCTGGCCAGGCTGCTTCACCAGTCTCCGCTATTCCGATGAAGAGAAGGCCAACAACGATTAACGTGACAGCGACCCCGGTTCTCATAGCACTCGCTCTATATCCATATCAGGTTAAATCTGTTACTGAATGATTTCTACCGAGTGGCTTCGCAAACTGTTAATAGGGGTATGGGCAATCGGACGTGATTCGACAGGAGACCGATCAATGGAGAGGATCAATAGAAGAGGGTCAAAGGAAGAGGTCATGGGCTTGATGGAGCCCCTTATAGAGAAGTGGTTCACCTCGAGATTCGAAGGCCTGACCGAGCCCCAATCCTACGCGATCCCGCTCATTCACGAAAGGAGGAGCGTACTGGTCTCCTCACCCACGGGGTCGGGTAAGACACTTACCGCCTTTCTCTCCATCATCAACGAGCTGTTCAAGTACGCCGAGGCCGGTGAGCTGGAAGACAGAATCTATGCGATCTACATCTCCCCTCTGAAAGCCCTGGCAAATGATATCAACAGGAACCTGGAGGAACCTCTTCGGGAGATGAGATCCCTCGCTGCTGAGAAGGGTATCGACTTTCCTGACATTCGTGTCGGAGTGCGGTCAGGTGACACCACCCCCTATGAAAGACAGAAGCAGTTGAGGAAGCCACCTCATATCTTCATTACCACTCCCGAGTCGCTTTCTTTGATCCTTGCGGCTCCCAAGTTCAAGGAGCGCTTCTCGGAGGTGGAGTGGATAATAGTAGACGAGATCCACGAGATCTGCGACTCCAAGCGGGGCGTGCATCTCTCACTCACTCTGGAGAGGCTCCAGGATTTCTGCTCTTCCCGCTTCGTGAGGGTAG
This genomic window from Methanomassiliicoccales archaeon contains:
- a CDS encoding fumarate hydratase encodes the protein MLGWPQGMCQDIPGWNGQLLEGGVRLNLDLPSSTEVVRSLRCGDLITLSGVIHTGRDEMHIRALEYLDDGKPLPVDLQGGAVFHCGPIMVKDQDEWKLVAAGPTTSARMNSLEPRFIEAFKPAIIIGKGGMSLPTVKAMNENGCVYLALTGGAAVLAARGIKNVIGVEWLDLGMPEALWILEADHFGPLTVAIDAHGNSIYEDVRSSVKNNLPGIVKSLRIE
- a CDS encoding ABC transporter ATP-binding protein, with the translated sequence MQDPIVIEGLVKDFNGFRAVDSLDLKVQRNSFLGFLGPNGAGKTTTIKILTNLLKATNGQAFLNGTDVVKSPKEALSCVGAVVETPEFYPYLTPRETLEFLGSLRGMTKEAIKSKSYELLETVKLSEVVDKRIGEFSKGMKQRLAIAQALLHEPSVLILDEPTSGLDPRGMVEVRDILKELKKGDYTIFMSSHLLNEVQEICDYVALIDHGKMLAHGSVEDLTNMTQTRRIQIFTLEPVSGSVVEAVSRMNGVGNVLRPTDEMMLVEFNGDPYDQAALLENIMKLEVKVSQFKEEKLALETLYMNLIKESR
- a CDS encoding fumarate hydratase — protein: MSSKQLIPVRVLPFELVERTVVNILRMAVTSLPRDVMEALEESLESETSSVARAQLEAILENIRLAEDSGTPMCQDTGIPLFFLRGHYEDGIEEAIRNGVEMATKEIPLRPNAVHPITRENSGTNIGKEIPHVVWSPSMEEMIEITVMPKGAGSENMSRLAMLRPSDGISGIKKFVLDSVVEAGGKPCPPTIVGVGIGGSSDIAPQLAKRALMRPLDVEHPDPMLAELEHELKEALNATGIGPMGLGGRTTVLGVRIESAHCHTASLPVAVCLQCWAGRRACARIYPDGMVSYSREGFD
- a CDS encoding carboxypeptidase regulatory-like domain-containing protein gives rise to the protein MRTGVAVTLIVVGLLFIGIAETGEAAWPDDMWVSGTVVDDNGEPFAGVNITAENTTTGLRYYATTESNGTYNISLPVGSYNISAVRTNYSANTTYQMLNVSENLTGLDFTLSELLGTVTGFVTNGTVPIADATVYLVNAEYNYSANTTIPLGQYEIIDIQPGSYVARAEKEGYLTNYSDIPIVVVRGQTTEVDFNLTAEPATIYGKVMFGTRGLSGVQVQVVSNDFSITAVTDSVGNYTITDIPVGAYTVIFSKEDFISQEFQVTLGATVPTNLDVSLEKEAGTSGGFIPGFDLPHSLMVVGLMLALITLVFALFIRLKVEKRPDLLEREEIEEEERE